A region from the Anomaloglossus baeobatrachus isolate aAnoBae1 chromosome 11, aAnoBae1.hap1, whole genome shotgun sequence genome encodes:
- the MFN2 gene encoding mitofusin-2 — MSLLFARPTAKISNKKDKRYMAEVSASPLKHFVTAKKKINGIFDQLGAYIQESFNFLEETYQNAELDPVASEEQVLEVKGYLTNVKGISEVLARRHMKVAFFGRTSNGKSTVINAMLWDKVLPSGIGHTTNCFLRVEGTDGNESYLLTDGSEEKKSVKTVMQLAHALHQDDLLDSGSMVSVMWPNSKCPLLKDDLVLMDSPGIDVTTELDSWIDKFCLDADVFVLVANSESTLMQTEKQFFHKVNERLSRPNIFILNNRWDASASEPEYMDEVRRQHMERCTSFLVDELGVLDRTQAGDRIFFVSAKEVLNARIQKAQGMPEGGGALAEGFQVRMFEFQNFERRFEECISQSAVKTKFEQHTMRAKHIAEVLRQIMESVHVAAQEQRVYCLEKREEFRDRLEFIEKQLELLTEDYRMKIKQITDEVERQVSNAMAEEIRRLSVLVDDFQMEFHPSSVVLKVYKNELHRHIEEGLGRNLSDRCSSTISVSLQTTQQEMIDGLLPLLPSSTRSQIDLLVPRQSFSLSYDLSCDKLCADFQEDVQFHFSLGWTMLVNRFLGPKNGRRALMPYNDQIPRAMTPVNPSMPPMQQGAMTQEELMVSMVTGLASLTSRTSMGILVVGGVVWKAVGWRLIALSFGLYGLLYVYERLTWTTKAKERAFKRQFVDYAAEKLQLIVSYTGSNCSHQVQQELSGTFAHLCQQVDVTRENLEQDIAALNKKIEVLDGLQSRAKLLRNKAGWLDSELNMFTHQYLEQS; from the exons ATGTCCCTGCTCTTCGCCCGACCAACAGCTAAAATCTCCAACAAGAAGGATAAGAGATACATGGCTGAGGTCAGCGCCTCCCCCCTCAAGCACTTCGTCACCGCCAAGAAGAAGATCAATGGCATCTTCGACCAGCTCGGGGCCTACATCCAGGAAAGCTTCAACTTCCTGGAGG AAACCTACCAGAATGCAGAGCTGGATCCAGTGGCCTCGGAGGAGCAAGTCCTGGAGGTGAAGGGCTATCTGACCAACGTGAAGGGCATCAGCGAGGTGCTGGCCCGGCGTCACATGAAGGTGGCCTTCTTTGGCAG GACCAGCAATGGGAAGAGCACGGTGATTAACGCCATGCTGTGGGACAAGGTCCTGCCCTCGGGGATCGGCCACACCACCAACTGCTTCCTGCGTGTGGAGGGGACAGATGGGAACGAGTCCTATCTCCTGACCGACGGCTCAGAGGAGAAGAAGAGTGTGAAG ACGGTGATGCAGCTCGCTCATGCCCTTCATCAGGATGACCTTCTGGATTCTGGGTCCATGGTCAGCGTTATGTGGCCTAATTCCAAGTGCCCCCTGCTGAAGGATGACCTGGTGCTGATGGACAG CCCCGGCATTGATGTCACCACTGAGCTGGACAGCTGGATAGATAAGTTTTGCCTTGATGCCGATGTGTTTGTGTTGGTGGCGAATTCTGAGTCCACGCTCATGCAGACA GAAAAGCAGTTTTTCCACAAGGTGAATGAACGTCTGTCCCGACCAAACATCTTTATTCTGAACAACCGGTGGGACGCATCTGCCTCAGAACCGGAATATATGGATGAG GTTCGGCGGCAGCACATGGAGCGCTGCACCAGTTTCTTGGTGGATGAGCTCGGCGTCTTGGATCGAACCCAAGCAGGAGATCGCATTTTCTTTGTGTCTGCCAAGGAAGTTCTTAACGCCAGGATACAGAAAGCTCAGGGGATGCCAGAAGGAG GTGGCGCTTTAGCTGAAGGATTTCAAGTGAGGATGTTTGAGTTCCAGAACTTTGAGAGAAGATTTGAG GAATGCATCTCTCAGTCGGCGGTGAAGACCAAGTTTGAGCAGCATACAATGCGAGCCAAGCACATAGCGGAGGTCCTGCGCCAGATCATGGAGTCTGTGCACGTGGCTGCCCAGGAGCAGAG GGTTTACTGCCTGGAAAAGCGCGAGGAGTTCAGGGACCGACTGGAATTTATCGAGAAGCAACTGGAGCTGCTGACGGAGGATTACAGGATGAAAATCAAGCAGATCACGGACGAGGTGGAGCGGCAG GTGTCGAACGCTATGGCTGAGGAGATCCGGCGCCTCTCGGTGCTGGTGGACGACTTCCAGATGGAGTTTCATCCTTCGTCCGTTGTCCTTAAAGTTTATAAAAAT GAGCTCCATCGTCACATAGAGGAAGGTCTGGGCAGGAACCTGTCTGATCGCTGCTCCAGCACCATCTCCGTGTCCCTGCAGACCACGCAGCAGGAGATGATCG ACGGGCTGCTGCCTCTTCTCCCATCCTCCACCCGCTCCCAGATCGACTTGTTGGTTCCCCGGCAGAGCTTCAGTCTGAGCTACGACCTGAGCTGTGACAAGCTGTGCGCCGACTTCCAAGAAGACGTCCAGTTTCACTTCTCTCTCGGGTGGACGATGCTCGTGAACCGGTTCCTTGGACCCAAGAATGGCCGCAGAGCACTGATGCCCTATAACGACCAG ATACCACGTGCCATGACCCCGGTGAACCCCAGCATGCCACCGATGCAGCAGGGCGCGATGACCCAGGAAGAGCTCATGGTGTCTATGGTCACTGGATTGGCTTCATTAACATCCCGCACATCCATGGGTATTTTGGTGGTGGGAGGAGTG GTCTGGAAGGCTGTGGGCTGGCGCCTCATCGCCTTGTCCTTTGGCCTCTATGGACTCCTGTACGTATACGAGCGCCTCACGTGGACCACGAAAGCGAAGGAAAGAGCCTTCAAACGGCAATTTGTGGACTACGCCGCTGAGAAACTGCAGCTGATTGTCAGCTACACCGGATCCAACTGCAGCCACCAAGTGCAACA GGAGCTCTCGGGGACATTCGCCCACTTGTGTCAGCAGGTGGACGTCACCCGAGAGAACCTAGAACAAGACATCGCCGCCCTGAACAAAAAGATCGAGGTCCTGGACGGTCTGCAGAGCAGAGCCAAGTTACTAAG aaaTAAAGCTGGTTGGTTGGACAGCGAACTGAATATGTTCACCCACCAGTACCTGGAGCAGAGCTGA
- the MIIP gene encoding migration and invasion-inhibitory protein — translation MSDRLEELRSLNKALLEKLKVNREELKTQRFTDRNITTCKPKTTLAGCGRSQDPALQTSRGSSSAARKALCPPKPSCPGGPHPLGASMVTLVGSGRGVHSALDVIRVRSPVKRISILNSTMIDPKSDTSGDTMDFPPQYMDRLEDDGNLRSKEQRTPKSILLTPNRSSKRDLGRVTFLCDDEPPSLEPRWSSRPLLGYDWIAGLLEVKSPITNKSDQFFSEISEFRRVNREECAHEYFTESGVQDSSVEDLDISMDTHQCVYCYRVNQRLFTSPVGAEPACPVCKKRRGGRHVLEEPAFIRVSIPRSTLLPPYKYRAHRRKSFDPTDSLALPSHCLAGWENSVPSCDLKVTSLDLKTSTEPKMMTPPRIVSADASSYFASRATSDNLLNLSRSIAFHHRNVK, via the exons ATGTCCGATCGCCTGGAGGAGCTGCGGAGTCTGAACAAGGCTCTACTGGAGAAGCTGAAAGTGAACCGCGAGGAGCTGAAGACGCAGCGATTCACTGACCGCAACATCACA ACCTGCAAACCCAAAACGACACTGGCCGGATGTGGGAGAAGTCAGGATCCAGCTCTGCAGACCTCGCGGGGTTCATCCTCCGCTGCCAGGAAAGCCCTGTGTCCCCCCAAACCATCCTGTCCTGGGGGGCCTCATCCACTCGGAGCGTCCATGGTGACCCTTGTGGGGTCCGGTCGAGGGGTGCACTCTGCTCTGGACGTTATTAGGGTGCGCTCTCCAGTGAAACGCATCAGCATCCTAAACTCCACAATGATTGACCCCAAATCCGACACTTCGGGGGACACGATGGATTTCCCTCCTCAGTATATGGACCGGTTAGAGGATGACGGGAACCTGCGGAGCAAAGAACAGAGGACCCCAAAATCTATTCTCCTGACACCGAACCGAAGCTCCAAG AGAGATTTGGGGCGCGTCACCTTCCTGTGCGATGATGAGCCCCCTTCCCTGGAGCCACGGTGGTCTTCTCGCCCGCTGCTGGGATATGACTGGATAGCGG GACTCTTGGAGGTGAAGTCCCCCATCACCAATAAATCTGACCAGTTTTTCTCAGAGATCAGTGAATTCCGCCGCGTGAATCGGGAGGAGTGTGCCCACGAGTATTTTACAGA ATCCGGGGTCCAGGACTCGTCGGTAGAAGATCTGGACATCTCGATGGACACTCATCAGT GTGTATACTGCTACCGAGTGAATCAGCGACTGTTTACATCCCCGGTGGGTGCAGAACCTGCGTGTCCCGTGTGTAAGAAGCGCCGGGGCGGACGACACGTCTTAGAAGAGCCGGCGTTTATCCG GGTGAGCATCCCCCGTAGCACGCTGCTCCCACCGTACAAGTACCGGGCGCACAGGAGGAAAAGCTTCGACCCCACGGACAGCCTCGCCCTGCCCTCG CATTGTTTAGCCGGATGGGAGAATTCTGTGCCGTCCTGCGACCTCAAAGTCACCAGTCTGGACCTGAAAACCTCGACTGAGCCAAAAATGATGACTCCACCCAGAATCGTGAGCGCG GACGCTTCTTCGTACTTCGCGTCACGGGCGACGTCTGACAATCTGCTGAACCTGTCCCGATCCATCGCCTTCCATCACAGGAACGTTAAGTAA